A part of Primulina eburnea isolate SZY01 chromosome 10, ASM2296580v1, whole genome shotgun sequence genomic DNA contains:
- the LOC140803487 gene encoding homeobox-leucine zipper protein ATHB-15-like — protein MDMSCKDSNRAATASGGEGVMDNGKYVRYTPEQVEALERLYHDCPKPSSMRRQQLIRECPILSNIEPKQIKVWFQNRRCREKQRKEASRLQSVNRKLSAMNKLLMEENDRLQKQVSQLVYENSYFRQHTPSNALATKDTSCESMVTSGQHHHLTPQHPPRDASPAGLLSIAEETLTEFLSKATGTAVEWVQMPGMKPGPDSIGIVAISHGCTGVAARACGLVGLEPTRVVEILKDRPMWFRYCRAVDVLNVLPTANGGTVELLYMQLYAPTTLAPGRDFWLLRYTSVMDDGSLVVSERSLSNTQNGPTMPPVQNFVRAEMFPSGYLVRPYDGGGSIIHIVDHMNLEAWSVPEVLRPLYESSTVLAQKTTMAALRHLRQIAQDVSQPTSTNMGRRPAALRALGLRLSRGFNEALNGFSDEGWSLIGNDGMDDVTILVNSNPDKVMGLNISFNNGYTSICNAVLCAKASMLLQNVPPAILLRFLREHRSEWADNNIDTYSAAAVKMGPCTLLGPRVANFGGQVILPLAQTIEHEELLEVIKLEGVGHSPEDVMLPRDVFLLQMCCGMDENTVGTCAELIFAPIDASFADDAPLLPSGFRIIPLDSVKETSSPNRTLDLASALETGAAGNKPSNDLGVTNGSTRSVMTIAFQFAFESHMQDNVASMARQYVRSIISSVQRVALALSPSHLGSAGLRSHLGTPEAHTLARWICQSYRSYMGVELLNCNGEGSESILKALWHHSDAIMCCSMKAMPVCTFANQAGLDMLETTLVALQDISLDKIFDDHGRKNLVSEFSHIMNQGFTSLQGGICLSSMSRPVSYERAVAWKVLNDDETANCICFLFVNWSFV, from the exons CAGGTTGAAGCCCTTGAAAGGCTGTATCACGACTGTCCGAAGCCGAGCTCGATGCGCCGACAGCAGCTGATTCGTGAGTGCCCTATTTTATCCAACATCGAGCCTAAGCAGATCAAAGTGTGGTTTCAGAATAGGAG ATGTAGAGAAAAGCAAAGGAAAGAGGCTTCGAGGCTTCAGTCTGTGAATAGGAAGCTTTCAGCCATGAATAAGCTCTTAATGGAGGAGAACGATAGGCTGCAGAAACAAGTGTCTCAATTGGTGTATGAGAACAGTTACTTTCGCCAGCATACACCAAGT AATGCACTTGCTACGAAGGACACAAGCTGTGAATCAATGGTGACGAGTGGTCAACACCACCACTTGACACCTCAGCATCCGCCAAGGGATGCAAGTCCTGCAGG GCTTTTGTCCATTGCAGAAGAGACTTTAACGGAGTTTCTTTCAAAGGCCACTGGAACTGCTGTAGAGTGGGTCCAAATGCCTGGAATGAAG CCTGGTCCGGATTCCATTGGAATCGTTGCTATATCTCATGGTTGCACTGGCGTTGCAGCAAGAGCCTGCGGCCTGGTTGGTCTAGAGCCCACCAGG GTCGTGGAAATCCTGAAGGATCGGCCCATGTGGTTTCGCTATTGCAGGGCTGTGGACGTTCTCAATGTGCTACCTACTGCAAACGGTGGAACAGTAGAACTCTTATACATGCAG CTATATGCGCCAACAACTTTGGCCCCAGGTCGTGACTTTTGGTTGTTACGCTATACTTCAGTCATGGACGATGGTAGTCTAGTG GTCAGTGAAAGATCACTTAGCAATACTCAAAACGGTCCAACCATGCCACCAGTGCAGAACTTTGTGAGAGCGGAAATGTTTCCCAGTGGCTATCTTGTTAGACCGTATGATGGAGGAGGTTCAATTATCCACATTGTTGACCACATGAATTTAGAG GCATGGAGTGTTCCAGAAGTGTTGCGGCCACTCTATGAATCATCAACAGTGCTTGCTCAGAAGACGACAATGGCT GCTCTTCGCCATCTTAGGCAGATAGCTCAGGATGTTTCACAGCCTACTAGCACCAACATGGGAAGGCGTCCAGCAGCTCTACGTGCCCTTGGCCTTCGGTTGAGCCG GGGTTTCAACGAGGCTCTTAATGGATTCAGTGATGAAGGGTGGTCGTTGATTGGAAATGATGGCATGGATGATGTTACTATTCTCGTAAACTCCAATCCAGACAAGGTGATGGGGTTAAATATCTCATTCAACAACGGATATACTTCCATTTGCAATGCTGTGTTATGCGCCAAAGCATCCATGCTTCTTCAG AACGTGCCTCCTGCAATACTACTCAGGTTTCTGCGTGAGCATAGATCAGAGTGGGCTGACAACAACATTGACACTTACTCAGCTGCTGCCGTCAAAATGGGTCCCTGTACTTTGTTAGGGCCCCGAGTTGCTAACTTTGGGGGTCAAGTTATCCTTCCTTTGGCTCAGACTATTGAGCACGAAGAG CTGCTGGAGGTAATCAAATTGGAAGGTGTTGGCCATTCTCCTGAAGATGTGATGCTGCCGAGGGACGTGTTTCTCTTGCAG ATGTGCTGTGGAATGGATGAAAACACTGTTGGAACGTGTGCTGAACTCATATTCGCCCCTATAGATGCCTCTTTTGCTGATGATGCTCCTCTCTTGCCTTCTGGTTTTCGCATCATTCCTCTCGATTCTGTCAAG GAAACTTCAAGTCCAAACCGCACGCTGGACCTTGCATCTGCTCTTGAAACTGGAGCGGCGGGCAACAAGCCCTCGAACGACCTTGGTGTCACAAATGGCTCTACAAGATCTGTCATGACAATTGCATTTCAGTTTGCATTCGAAAGTCACATGCAAGACAATGTCGCCTCGATGGCTCGACAATATGTTCGCAGCATCATATCTTCGGTTCAAAGGGTGGCATTAGCTCTCTCCCCATCTCACCTAGGTTCAGCTGGTCTTCGATCTCATCTTGGAACTCCCGAGGCACATACACTTGCTCGCTGGATCTGCCAAAGTTATAG GAGCTATATGGGAGTCGAGCTTCTAAATTGTAACGGGGAAGGGAGTGAATCCATTCTTAAAGCTCTATGGCATCACTCGGATGCCATTATGTGCTGCTCCATGAAG GCGATGCCAGTTTGTACATTTGCAAACCAGGCTGGTCTTGACATGCTCGAGACAACCTTGGTTGCACTTCAAGACATATCTTTGGATAAGATTTTCGACGATCATGGCCGGAAAAACCTCGTCTCCGAGTTTTCACACATAATGAATCAG GGTTTTACGTCGCTTCAAGGTGGCATCTGTTTGTCGAGCATGAGCAGGCCGGTGTCTTACGAGAGAGCCGTGGCTTGGAAAGTTCTGAATGATGACGAAACCGCGAATTGCATCTGTTTTCTGTTCGTCAACTGGTCGTTTGTTTGA